From one Streptomyces sp. CA-210063 genomic stretch:
- a CDS encoding alpha/beta hydrolase encodes MADHTAVELSPEATEFADFFAGLAVPESELDAMRIVSEGVHLKAREPEGVTYREVDAGGVLGIWCEPVDADTDYVLLHGHAGGSVLSSAFVDRKLAGHIAKAAGAPVLVLDFRRAPEHKYPAQVDDAEAAFNWLLSEGYEPGNIITIGHSIGGFIAVALALRLRDKKQPLPGAIVSISPWCDLEIANETIEANAGTDKILSKGLLEFFRESWIGGTGIEFTDTRINLNRADLSGLPPTLVSWGTYEVLAGEDEEFAARVKDAGIDTATVVVPGGQHSYVYGAGRIPETDAAIAQIGAWVREKTKI; translated from the coding sequence GTGGCTGATCACACTGCAGTTGAACTGAGCCCGGAAGCGACCGAGTTCGCGGACTTCTTCGCCGGACTGGCGGTTCCCGAGTCCGAGTTGGATGCGATGCGCATCGTGTCGGAGGGCGTCCATCTCAAGGCCCGGGAGCCGGAAGGCGTCACCTATCGGGAGGTGGACGCGGGTGGCGTTCTGGGAATCTGGTGCGAACCGGTCGATGCCGACACCGACTACGTCCTCCTGCACGGTCACGCCGGGGGCTCCGTTCTGTCGTCGGCGTTCGTCGACCGGAAGCTCGCCGGACATATCGCCAAGGCCGCAGGGGCACCCGTACTGGTCCTGGACTTCCGGCGGGCACCGGAACACAAGTACCCGGCCCAGGTGGACGACGCGGAGGCGGCCTTCAACTGGCTGCTCTCCGAAGGGTACGAGCCGGGGAACATCATCACGATCGGCCACTCCATCGGCGGGTTCATCGCCGTCGCCCTGGCGCTTCGCCTCCGCGACAAGAAGCAGCCGCTGCCCGGCGCCATCGTGTCGATCTCCCCCTGGTGCGACCTCGAGATCGCCAACGAGACCATCGAGGCCAACGCCGGGACGGACAAGATTCTCAGCAAGGGTCTGCTGGAGTTCTTCCGGGAGTCCTGGATCGGCGGCACGGGCATCGAGTTCACGGACACCCGGATCAACCTGAACCGGGCGGACCTGAGTGGTCTTCCCCCGACCCTCGTCTCCTGGGGAACGTACGAGGTCCTGGCCGGTGAGGACGAGGAGTTCGCCGCCCGCGTCAAGGACGCCGGAATCGACACGGCGACCGTCGTGGTCCCCGGCGGCCAGCACTCGTACGTCTACGGCGCCGGCCGCATTCCGGAGACCGACGCCGCCATCGCACAGATCGGCGCGTGGGTCCGGGAGAAGACGAAGATCTGA
- a CDS encoding long-chain-fatty-acid--CoA ligase produces the protein MHRPTRNVSRVLTDSASRYPERAAIVFGDELITYRALDAAANRVANLLVSRGVQPGDKVALSCPNLPHFTSIYFGILKAGAAVVPLNVRLKAREVAYHLTDSDAKAYFAFEGTAELPIGQAAWEGFQAAEGCGEFFLIEGGGAPWAGDGTPESYTAVVAEQPVTFQTVERDEDDTAVVLYTSGTTGRPKGAELRHRNVYDNALAGIDLFAADPERPDTYLCALPLFHAFGQTVIQNGALAFGGTIVMQPRFDARSALRLMLDHDVTFFAGVPTMYWGLLAALDDTVDVARLAANLRVAAAGGSALPGEIHKQFKDRFGVTILEGYGLSETSPIASFSRFGEEPRVGSIGVPIPGVEMKLIRDDWADIEDGTDEIGEIAIKGHNVMKGYYKRPEATAEAIHEGWFRSGDLARRDEDGFYYIVDRSKDMIIRGGFNVYPREVEEVLMEHPAVSLVAVIGVPHESHGQEVKAVVVKKAGSGTTEEELAAWAKERLAAYKYPRVVQFVDELPLTSTGKILKRGLA, from the coding sequence ATGCACAGACCGACCCGCAACGTGTCACGCGTACTGACGGATTCCGCGTCCCGGTACCCGGAGCGCGCCGCAATCGTCTTCGGTGACGAACTCATCACATACAGAGCTCTCGACGCCGCGGCCAACCGGGTCGCGAACCTGCTCGTCTCGCGCGGCGTTCAGCCGGGTGACAAGGTCGCACTGTCCTGCCCCAACCTGCCCCACTTCACCAGCATCTACTTCGGCATTCTCAAGGCCGGGGCGGCGGTCGTGCCGCTGAACGTGCGCTTGAAGGCGCGCGAGGTCGCCTACCACCTCACCGACTCCGACGCGAAGGCGTACTTCGCGTTCGAGGGCACGGCGGAGCTGCCGATCGGACAGGCGGCATGGGAGGGATTCCAGGCGGCCGAAGGCTGTGGCGAGTTCTTCCTGATCGAGGGCGGTGGCGCTCCGTGGGCCGGGGACGGGACGCCGGAGTCGTACACCGCGGTCGTCGCCGAGCAGCCGGTGACGTTCCAGACGGTCGAGCGCGACGAGGACGACACGGCGGTGGTCCTCTATACCTCTGGCACGACGGGCCGGCCCAAGGGCGCCGAGCTGCGTCACCGCAACGTGTACGACAACGCGCTTGCCGGCATCGACCTGTTCGCCGCGGATCCCGAGCGCCCCGACACATACCTGTGCGCGTTGCCGCTGTTCCATGCCTTCGGTCAGACCGTGATCCAGAACGGCGCTCTCGCCTTCGGGGGCACGATCGTGATGCAGCCGAGGTTCGATGCGCGCTCAGCCCTGCGTCTCATGCTCGACCATGACGTGACGTTCTTCGCCGGCGTCCCGACGATGTACTGGGGTCTTCTCGCCGCACTGGACGACACGGTCGACGTCGCCCGCCTTGCCGCGAATCTTCGCGTTGCGGCGGCCGGTGGCTCAGCGCTGCCCGGCGAGATCCACAAGCAGTTCAAGGACCGCTTCGGCGTCACGATCCTCGAGGGATACGGACTGTCCGAGACCTCTCCGATCGCCTCCTTCTCCCGCTTCGGGGAGGAGCCCCGCGTCGGCTCGATCGGCGTGCCGATCCCGGGCGTGGAGATGAAGCTCATCCGTGACGACTGGGCCGACATCGAGGACGGTACCGACGAGATCGGGGAGATCGCGATCAAGGGCCACAACGTCATGAAGGGCTACTACAAACGGCCCGAGGCGACGGCCGAGGCGATCCATGAGGGCTGGTTCCGCTCCGGTGACCTCGCCCGCAGGGACGAGGACGGCTTCTACTACATCGTCGACCGGTCCAAAGACATGATCATCCGGGGTGGCTTCAACGTCTACCCGCGCGAGGTCGAGGAAGTGCTCATGGAACACCCCGCCGTCTCACTGGTCGCCGTCATCGGCGTACCGCACGAGTCCCACGGCCAGGAGGTCAAGGCCGTCGTGGTGAAGAAGGCCGGGAGCGGCACGACCGAGGAGGAGCTCGCCGCCTGGGCGAAGGAGCGGCTCGCCGCGTACAAGTACCCGCGCGTCGTCCAGTTCGTCGACGAACTGCCCCTGACGTCCACCGGCAAGATCCTCAAACGCGGACTCGCCTGA
- a CDS encoding oxidoreductase has protein sequence MAATRPVALVTGASSGIGRETARALVAAGFEVIGTGRRTSGLTPPAGVTYLDLDVASDESATAVVEQAIDRFGRIDVLVNNAGIGSAGAVEENSVAQAQSVFDINVFGVMRMTKAVLPHMRAQGGGRIINVSSVLGLIPQPFMALYVSAKHAIEGFSESLDHEVREHGVRVLLVEPGYTKTSFDTNAAQPDTPLPLYAERRRVFDEMIADAMKEGDDPAVVAKVIVTAATDKKPKLRYTAGPLASRISAARRLVPTGTFDKQVRKTNRMPT, from the coding sequence ATGGCGGCAACTCGGCCGGTGGCGCTCGTGACAGGAGCCTCATCAGGCATCGGCAGGGAGACGGCCCGCGCCCTCGTGGCAGCGGGTTTCGAAGTAATCGGAACCGGCCGGAGAACCTCGGGACTCACCCCGCCCGCCGGGGTGACGTACCTCGACCTTGACGTGGCGAGCGATGAATCCGCCACCGCCGTGGTCGAGCAGGCGATCGACCGGTTCGGGCGGATCGACGTCCTGGTCAACAACGCCGGTATCGGCTCAGCCGGTGCCGTCGAGGAGAACTCCGTCGCCCAGGCCCAGAGCGTCTTCGACATCAACGTCTTCGGTGTCATGCGTATGACGAAGGCGGTCCTGCCGCACATGCGCGCCCAGGGAGGGGGACGCATCATCAACGTCTCGTCCGTCCTCGGGCTCATCCCCCAGCCCTTCATGGCCCTTTACGTCTCGGCGAAGCACGCGATCGAGGGCTTCTCCGAGTCCCTGGACCACGAGGTCCGCGAGCACGGCGTCCGGGTCCTCCTCGTCGAGCCCGGCTACACCAAGACCAGCTTCGACACCAACGCCGCGCAACCCGACACCCCGCTGCCGCTGTACGCGGAGCGACGGCGCGTCTTCGACGAGATGATCGCGGATGCGATGAAGGAGGGCGACGACCCCGCCGTCGTCGCCAAGGTGATCGTCACGGCAGCCACCGACAAGAAGCCGAAGCTGCGCTACACCGCCGGCCCCCTCGCCTCACGCATCAGCGCGGCGCGCCGCCTCGTCCCCACCGGGACGTTCGACAAACAGGTCCGCAAGACCAACCGGATGCCCACCTGA
- a CDS encoding MarR family winged helix-turn-helix transcriptional regulator: MTQEPEPLDADHLHFWSFIDHAVDRASRELPGIDPLAMRLVLTLHRAANMLVYDLESAVHRPRGWSWPGFRVLFAIWLSGPVEAKKVAELSGMSRAAVSALVNTLERDGLVSKERASYDGRAVQLGLTEAGLHAITTAFQAHNAREQEWAGALSEDEQQTLIELLGKLTAHSAHFDVRHRT, from the coding sequence GTGACCCAGGAACCGGAACCGCTGGATGCCGACCACCTGCACTTCTGGTCGTTCATCGACCACGCCGTCGACCGGGCCTCGCGGGAACTCCCCGGCATCGACCCGCTCGCCATGCGGCTGGTGCTCACCCTCCACCGCGCGGCCAACATGCTCGTCTACGACCTCGAATCCGCCGTACACCGGCCTCGCGGCTGGTCCTGGCCGGGCTTCCGAGTGCTGTTCGCCATCTGGCTGTCGGGCCCGGTCGAGGCGAAGAAGGTCGCGGAGCTGTCCGGCATGAGCCGAGCCGCCGTGTCGGCGCTGGTGAACACGCTGGAACGGGACGGCCTGGTGAGCAAGGAGCGCGCCTCCTACGACGGGCGCGCGGTACAGCTCGGCCTCACCGAGGCCGGTCTGCATGCGATCACCACCGCCTTCCAGGCGCACAACGCACGCGAACAGGAGTGGGCGGGCGCCCTCAGTGAGGACGAGCAGCAGACCCTCATCGAGTTGCTCGGCAAGCTGACCGCGCACTCCGCGCACTTCGACGTACGGCATCGGACCTGA
- a CDS encoding flavin reductase family protein has protein sequence MPEALAPPSPGALRACMSRFATGVTVVSYSTDSGPRGATMNSFTSVSAEPPLVLVSVARRARCHDQLTDGPFCVNILGAEQEQLARLFAGAQSTAEPRWAEGARVPRLADPLAWVECEPWRTYDGGDHTLVLGRVTDLGHRDGDALTYAWSRFASTTESTDGIEHLF, from the coding sequence ATGCCCGAAGCACTCGCTCCCCCCAGTCCCGGCGCGCTGCGTGCCTGCATGTCCCGTTTCGCCACCGGCGTCACGGTGGTGTCGTACTCGACCGACAGCGGTCCGCGGGGCGCCACCATGAACTCCTTCACGTCCGTGTCCGCCGAACCGCCGCTGGTCCTGGTCAGCGTCGCCCGCCGGGCCCGCTGCCACGACCAGCTGACCGACGGGCCCTTCTGCGTGAACATCCTCGGTGCCGAACAGGAGCAGTTGGCCCGGCTGTTCGCGGGGGCACAGAGCACCGCGGAGCCCCGCTGGGCAGAAGGCGCGCGGGTTCCCCGGCTGGCCGACCCGCTCGCCTGGGTGGAGTGCGAGCCCTGGCGTACGTACGACGGCGGCGATCACACCCTGGTCCTCGGCCGCGTCACCGACCTCGGTCACCGCGACGGCGACGCCCTGACCTACGCCTGGAGCCGATTCGCGTCCACGACCGAGTCGACCGACGGCATCGAGCACCTCTTCTGA
- the hpaB gene encoding 4-hydroxyphenylacetate 3-monooxygenase, oxygenase component, which produces MAARTGKEFLERLSQSRPTVHIQGETLTGGIQEHPAFRNVVRTYAELYDLQHSDEHKDVLTYASPTSGEPVGTSFLTPRTSDDLVKRRKAFKVWADHSNGMLGRTGDYMNSSLMALASAADWFAQANPAFGENIRRYYEKAREEDLLCTHTLIPPQVNRAVAGTQQAGGKLAARIVKEDDNGVVIRGARMLATIAPFADEMLVFPSTVLRGTPEDKPYSYAFAIPNDTPGLRYIAREPLDYDRPRHDHPLASRFEESDCVVVFDDVHVPFERCFALGDAELCNGFYSQTASVVHMTHQVVTRTTAKTEYILGLVTLLTEAIGIEQFQHVQEDIAEIITTLETLRAFLRAAEADAEVNEYGVLTPAWAPLNAARNLYPKLYQRFPQILRKLGASGLMATPTELDITGPAAADIEAYLQSATLTGAERVKLFRLVWDTCISAFSSRQALYEYYFFGDPVRMAGAYVKSYDREPYKAKVQAFLDQHSLERS; this is translated from the coding sequence ATGGCCGCACGCACCGGCAAGGAATTCCTCGAGCGCCTGTCCCAGTCCCGCCCCACCGTGCACATCCAGGGCGAGACGCTCACCGGAGGAATCCAGGAGCACCCCGCTTTCCGCAACGTGGTGCGGACCTACGCCGAGCTGTACGACCTCCAGCACAGCGACGAACACAAGGACGTCCTCACGTACGCGTCCCCCACCTCCGGTGAGCCGGTCGGCACGTCCTTCCTCACTCCGCGCACATCGGACGATTTGGTCAAGCGCCGTAAGGCGTTCAAGGTGTGGGCCGACCACAGCAACGGCATGCTCGGCCGCACCGGCGACTACATGAACAGCTCCCTGATGGCGCTCGCCTCTGCCGCCGACTGGTTCGCCCAGGCCAACCCCGCCTTCGGCGAGAACATCCGCCGCTACTACGAGAAGGCCCGCGAAGAGGATCTGCTGTGCACGCACACGCTGATCCCGCCGCAGGTCAACCGGGCGGTGGCGGGTACCCAGCAGGCGGGCGGCAAGCTCGCGGCACGCATCGTGAAGGAGGACGACAACGGCGTGGTGATCCGCGGGGCGCGCATGCTCGCCACCATCGCCCCCTTCGCCGACGAGATGCTCGTCTTCCCCTCGACCGTGCTCCGCGGCACCCCCGAGGACAAGCCGTACTCGTACGCCTTCGCCATCCCCAACGACACCCCCGGCCTGCGCTACATCGCCCGCGAGCCCCTCGACTACGACCGCCCGCGCCACGACCACCCCCTCGCCTCCCGCTTCGAGGAATCGGACTGCGTGGTCGTCTTCGACGACGTGCACGTGCCCTTCGAGCGCTGCTTCGCCCTCGGTGACGCCGAGCTGTGCAACGGCTTCTACTCCCAGACCGCCTCCGTGGTGCACATGACCCACCAGGTCGTCACCCGCACCACCGCCAAGACCGAGTACATCCTCGGACTGGTGACCCTGCTCACGGAGGCCATCGGCATCGAGCAGTTCCAGCACGTCCAGGAGGACATCGCCGAGATCATCACCACCCTGGAGACGCTGCGCGCCTTCCTGCGCGCGGCAGAAGCCGACGCCGAGGTCAACGAGTACGGGGTGCTGACCCCGGCCTGGGCCCCCCTCAACGCCGCCCGCAACCTCTATCCCAAGCTCTACCAGCGCTTCCCGCAGATCCTGCGCAAGCTCGGCGCCTCCGGCCTGATGGCCACCCCGACCGAACTCGACATCACCGGCCCGGCGGCCGCCGACATCGAGGCCTACCTCCAGTCGGCCACCCTCACCGGCGCCGAGCGCGTGAAGCTGTTCCGTCTCGTCTGGGACACCTGCATCTCCGCCTTCTCCAGCCGCCAGGCCCTGTACGAGTACTACTTCTTCGGCGACCCCGTCCGCATGGCCGGCGCGTACGTGAAGAGCTACGACCGCGAGCCGTACAAGGCGAAGGTCCAGGCCTTCTTGGATCAGCACAGCCTGGAGCGCTCCTGA
- a CDS encoding fumarylacetoacetate hydrolase family protein: MTHPLGNPPSKIIAVHLNYPSRAKERGRIPAQPSYFLKPPSSLAGTQEAIVRPEGCELLGFEGEIALVVGSRAQRVRPEDGWSHVRWVTAANDAGVYDLRYADRGSNLRSKGADGFTPIGPRLLDARQLDPDALQLRTWVNGELVQDGTTDTLLFPFGQLVADLSRLVTLEPGDVILTGTPAGASVVSPGDTVEVEVTGSGQSTGRLRNPIASGPALETYGAMPRTDAAEREAAHGAAFTPEPLLDERIEDGLRSVAVATLSAQLRGRGLPHMSIDGVRPTQPDTKMVGVAHTLRYLPLREDLFKRYGNGMNAQKRAIEQLRPGHVLVMDARRDTSAGTLGDILALRAQQRGAAGVVTDGGLRDSVAVTELGLPVYHGGAHPSVLGRRHVPWDTGVPIACGGALVQPGDLLVGDADGVVVVPPELAEDLITDCREQEQREHFITEQVRAGHGIDGLYPLGPDWHEMYERWRKQHSTQGEHS; this comes from the coding sequence ATGACGCACCCCCTGGGGAACCCCCCGTCGAAGATCATCGCTGTCCATCTCAACTACCCCAGCCGGGCCAAGGAGCGCGGCCGGATCCCGGCCCAGCCCTCCTACTTCCTCAAGCCCCCCTCGTCGCTGGCGGGCACCCAGGAGGCCATCGTCCGCCCGGAGGGGTGTGAACTTCTCGGGTTCGAAGGCGAGATCGCCCTGGTCGTCGGCAGCCGGGCCCAGCGGGTGCGGCCGGAGGACGGCTGGTCCCACGTGCGGTGGGTGACCGCCGCGAACGACGCCGGGGTCTACGACCTGCGGTATGCCGACCGCGGCTCCAACCTCCGCTCCAAGGGCGCGGACGGCTTCACCCCGATCGGGCCGCGGCTGCTCGATGCCCGCCAACTCGACCCGGACGCACTCCAGTTGCGTACCTGGGTCAACGGCGAACTCGTGCAGGACGGCACCACCGACACGCTCCTCTTCCCCTTCGGACAGCTCGTCGCCGATCTGTCGAGACTGGTCACGCTGGAGCCCGGGGACGTGATCCTGACGGGCACTCCGGCCGGCGCGTCCGTCGTCTCCCCCGGCGACACGGTGGAGGTCGAGGTCACCGGCAGCGGGCAGTCCACCGGGCGGCTGCGCAACCCCATCGCCTCCGGGCCCGCCCTGGAGACGTACGGAGCGATGCCGAGGACGGACGCGGCCGAACGCGAGGCCGCCCACGGAGCCGCGTTCACCCCCGAGCCACTGCTCGACGAACGCATCGAGGACGGCCTGCGTTCGGTCGCGGTCGCCACCCTCAGCGCCCAGTTGCGGGGGCGCGGACTGCCGCACATGTCCATCGACGGGGTACGTCCCACACAGCCGGACACGAAGATGGTCGGCGTCGCCCACACGCTGCGCTACCTTCCGCTGCGCGAGGACCTGTTCAAGCGGTACGGCAACGGCATGAACGCCCAGAAGCGGGCCATCGAGCAGCTGCGACCCGGTCATGTGCTGGTCATGGACGCCCGCCGGGACACCTCCGCCGGCACGCTCGGCGACATCCTCGCCCTGCGCGCCCAGCAGCGCGGCGCGGCCGGGGTGGTCACCGACGGAGGTCTGCGCGACAGCGTCGCCGTCACCGAACTGGGGCTGCCCGTCTACCACGGCGGAGCCCACCCCTCCGTCCTCGGCCGCCGCCATGTGCCGTGGGACACGGGAGTGCCGATCGCCTGCGGCGGAGCCCTCGTGCAGCCCGGCGACCTGCTGGTGGGAGACGCGGACGGCGTGGTCGTCGTGCCGCCCGAGCTGGCCGAGGACCTGATCACCGACTGCCGGGAGCAGGAACAGCGGGAGCACTTCATCACCGAGCAGGTGCGCGCCGGGCACGGCATCGACGGCCTGTATCCCCTCGGTCCCGACTGGCACGAGATGTACGAGCGGTGGCGCAAGCAGCACAGTACGCAAGGAGAGCACTCATGA
- the dapA gene encoding 4-hydroxy-tetrahydrodipicolinate synthase — MKFRSDPSAICGSIAPAITPFTSDGAVDHDSLRALIRFQLESGSHGISLGGSTGEPSAQSVGERIAGMRTAVEEIGDRVPFLPGTGSHKLDETLELTAAAKELGADAALVITPYYARPTQEALYQWYATVAREFPDLPIVAYNVPSRTAVDIAPETVKRLFTDFENFVGVKETTKDFEHFSRVLHACGRSLLVWSGIELLCLPLLALGGAGFVSAVANLAPGAVARMYELWEAGDFDGARDLHYRLHPLVDLLFVETNPAPAKWVLHQQGRIASPHVRPPLTSPTDAGLSKIRALLAEGGDLTQQIGAAQ; from the coding sequence ATGAAATTCCGCAGCGACCCGTCCGCCATCTGCGGCTCCATCGCTCCCGCCATCACCCCCTTCACCTCGGACGGAGCCGTCGACCACGACAGCCTGCGCGCGCTGATCCGCTTCCAGTTGGAGTCCGGTTCGCACGGCATCTCGCTGGGCGGCTCCACCGGCGAGCCCAGCGCGCAGAGCGTCGGCGAGCGGATCGCGGGGATGCGGACGGCGGTCGAGGAGATCGGCGACCGCGTCCCGTTCCTGCCCGGGACCGGATCCCACAAGCTCGACGAGACCCTCGAACTCACTGCGGCGGCAAAGGAGTTGGGCGCGGACGCGGCGCTGGTCATCACGCCGTACTACGCGCGCCCCACGCAGGAGGCGCTGTACCAGTGGTACGCGACCGTCGCACGGGAGTTCCCGGATCTGCCGATCGTCGCCTACAACGTGCCCTCGCGCACGGCCGTCGACATCGCGCCCGAGACGGTGAAGCGGCTGTTCACCGACTTCGAGAACTTCGTGGGCGTCAAGGAGACCACCAAGGACTTCGAGCACTTCTCGCGCGTGCTGCACGCCTGCGGGCGCTCACTGCTCGTGTGGTCGGGCATCGAGCTGCTCTGTCTGCCGCTGCTCGCGCTCGGCGGTGCGGGGTTCGTCTCAGCCGTGGCGAATCTCGCTCCCGGTGCGGTGGCTCGGATGTACGAGCTGTGGGAGGCGGGCGACTTCGACGGTGCCCGCGATCTCCACTACCGCCTGCACCCGCTCGTCGACCTCCTGTTCGTCGAGACGAACCCGGCGCCGGCGAAGTGGGTGCTGCACCAGCAGGGACGTATCGCGTCGCCCCATGTCCGCCCGCCGCTCACCTCTCCCACCGACGCGGGCCTGTCGAAGATCCGGGCGCTGCTCGCCGAGGGCGGCGACCTCACCCAGCAGATCGGAGCCGCGCAGTGA
- the hpaE gene encoding 5-carboxymethyl-2-hydroxymuconate semialdehyde dehydrogenase — translation MSTTPEHLPSVIRHWIGGELVDAADSRTFDVADPVSNTAYAQAARGSAADVDRAVTAARVAFPEWAGLSNRARAGVLYRIADAVEARHDRLAAFESYDSGLPITQARGQARRAAENFRYFADVIVALGEEAFRQGDDQFSYVVRTPVGVAGLITPWNTPFMLESWKLAPALASGCTLILKPAEWTPLSASLWPEIFDEAGVPAGVVNIVHGIGEEAGQALVDHPDVPLISFTGSSDTGRHIIRSSAEHLKTVSMELGGKSPVVVFADADLEAALDSVVFGVFSLNGERCTAGSRVLVERPLYEEFTRRLAERAANVRVGLPSDPATEVGALVHPEHYERVLNYVEIGRKEGRLVAGGSRPDHLADGNYLQPTVFADVERDARIFQEEIFGPVVAVAPFDDETEAVELANATQFGLAAYVWTSDLKRGHRIAHAVESGMVWINSHNVRDLRTPFGGVKASGVGREGGAHSIDFYTESKIVHVALAEVHTPRFGATS, via the coding sequence GTGAGCACCACTCCTGAGCACCTTCCCTCCGTGATCCGGCACTGGATCGGCGGCGAACTGGTGGACGCGGCCGACAGCCGCACGTTCGATGTCGCCGACCCGGTCTCCAACACGGCCTACGCACAGGCCGCGCGTGGCTCCGCGGCCGACGTGGACCGGGCGGTGACGGCTGCCCGGGTCGCGTTCCCGGAGTGGGCCGGGCTGTCCAACCGGGCACGCGCGGGTGTCCTGTACCGGATCGCCGACGCCGTCGAGGCCCGTCATGACCGGCTCGCCGCCTTCGAGTCGTACGACTCCGGGCTGCCGATCACGCAGGCCCGTGGCCAGGCGCGGCGGGCCGCCGAGAACTTCCGCTACTTCGCGGATGTCATCGTGGCCCTCGGTGAGGAGGCGTTCCGGCAGGGCGACGACCAGTTCAGCTATGTGGTGCGCACACCGGTGGGGGTCGCCGGGCTGATCACGCCGTGGAACACCCCGTTCATGCTGGAGAGCTGGAAGCTGGCACCCGCGCTGGCGTCCGGCTGCACGCTGATCCTCAAGCCGGCCGAGTGGACCCCGCTGTCCGCGTCGCTGTGGCCGGAGATCTTCGACGAGGCAGGCGTGCCCGCCGGGGTGGTGAACATCGTGCACGGCATCGGCGAGGAGGCCGGCCAGGCCCTGGTCGACCACCCGGACGTGCCGCTGATCTCCTTCACCGGCTCCTCCGACACCGGTCGGCACATCATCCGGTCCTCCGCCGAGCACCTGAAGACGGTGTCGATGGAGCTGGGCGGCAAGTCCCCGGTCGTCGTCTTCGCCGACGCGGACCTGGAAGCCGCGCTGGACTCGGTGGTGTTCGGCGTGTTCTCCCTCAACGGGGAGCGCTGCACGGCCGGTTCACGCGTCCTCGTCGAGCGCCCGCTGTACGAGGAGTTCACCCGGCGACTGGCGGAGCGGGCCGCCAACGTACGCGTCGGGCTCCCGTCCGACCCGGCCACAGAGGTCGGCGCACTGGTCCACCCCGAACACTACGAGCGCGTCCTGAACTACGTGGAGATCGGCAGGAAGGAGGGCCGCCTGGTCGCCGGTGGCAGCCGCCCCGACCACCTCGCCGACGGCAACTACCTCCAGCCCACCGTCTTCGCCGACGTCGAACGCGACGCCCGTATCTTCCAGGAGGAGATCTTCGGCCCGGTCGTGGCCGTCGCCCCCTTCGACGACGAGACCGAGGCCGTGGAACTCGCGAACGCCACGCAGTTCGGTCTGGCCGCCTACGTCTGGACCTCGGACCTCAAGCGCGGCCACCGCATCGCGCACGCCGTCGAGTCCGGCATGGTCTGGATCAACTCCCACAACGTCCGTGACCTGCGCACTCCCTTCGGCGGGGTCAAGGCCTCCGGTGTCGGCCGCGAGGGCGGCGCCCACAGCATCGACTTCTACACCGAATCGAAGATCGTCCACGTCGCCCTCGCCGAGGTGCACACCCCCCGCTTCGGAGCCACCTCATGA